From Streptomyces griseorubiginosus, one genomic window encodes:
- a CDS encoding excinuclease ABC subunit UvrA, with translation MGKATSGDRHAADSHDLIRVHGARENNLKDVSIEIPKRRLTVFTGVSGSGKSSLVFDTIAAESQRLINETYSAFVQGFMPTLARPEVDVLDGLTTAITVDQQRLGGDPRSTVGTVTDTNAMLRILFSRLGTPHIGSPKAFSFNVASISGAGAVTVERGGQTVKERRSFSIVGGMCPRCEGRGTVNDIDLTQLYDDSKSLNEGALTIPGYKAGGWGYRLYSESGFYDPDKPIRKYTKRELQDFLYREPTRMKIAGINMTYEGLVPRIQKSMLAKDRESMQPHIREFVDRAITFMVCPDCEGTRLNEGARSSKIKGISIADACAMQISDLAEWVRALKEPSVGPLLTALGETLDSFVEIGLGYLSLDRPSGTLSGGEAQRTKMIRHLGSSLTDVTYVFDEPTIGLHPHDIQRMNNLLLRLRDKGNTVLVVEHKPETIVIADHVVDLGPGAGTAGGSVCFEGTVEGLRGSGTVTGRHFDDRAGLKDTVRKATGALEIRGANTHNLQDVDVDIPLGVLTVITGVAGSGKSSLVHGSIPAAEGVVSVDQGAIRGSRRSNPATYTGLLEPIRKAFAKVNGVKPALFSANSEGACPTCNGAGVVYTDLAMMAGVATTCEECEGKRFQASVLEYHLGGRDISEVLAMPVTEAEEFFSTGEARTPAAHRILERLSDVGLGYLTLGQPLTTLSGGERQRLKLATHMGDKGGVYILDEPTTGLHLADVEQLLGLLDRLVDSGKSVIVVEHHQAVMAHADWIIDLGPGAGHDGGRIVFEGTPAELVATRGTLTAEHLAAYVGE, from the coding sequence ATGGGCAAGGCCACTTCGGGCGACCGGCACGCCGCTGACAGCCACGACCTGATCCGCGTGCACGGGGCACGCGAGAACAACCTCAAGGACGTCAGCATCGAGATCCCGAAGCGCCGGCTCACGGTCTTCACCGGAGTCTCCGGCTCCGGCAAGAGCTCGCTGGTGTTCGACACCATCGCCGCCGAGTCCCAGCGGCTGATCAACGAGACCTACAGCGCCTTCGTGCAGGGCTTCATGCCGACGCTCGCCCGGCCCGAGGTCGACGTCCTCGACGGGCTGACCACCGCGATCACCGTCGACCAGCAGCGCCTCGGCGGCGACCCGCGCTCCACCGTCGGCACCGTCACCGACACCAACGCGATGCTGCGCATCCTCTTCAGCCGACTCGGCACCCCGCACATCGGCTCGCCCAAGGCGTTCTCCTTCAACGTCGCCTCCATCAGCGGGGCGGGCGCGGTGACCGTGGAGCGCGGCGGGCAGACCGTGAAGGAGCGGCGCAGCTTCAGCATCGTCGGCGGCATGTGCCCGCGCTGCGAGGGCCGGGGCACGGTCAACGACATCGACCTCACCCAGCTCTACGACGACTCCAAGTCGCTCAACGAGGGCGCGCTGACGATCCCCGGCTACAAGGCCGGCGGCTGGGGGTACCGGCTCTACAGCGAGTCCGGCTTCTACGACCCGGACAAGCCGATCCGGAAGTACACCAAGCGCGAGCTCCAGGACTTCCTGTACCGCGAGCCGACCCGCATGAAGATCGCGGGCATCAACATGACCTACGAGGGTCTCGTGCCGCGGATCCAGAAGTCGATGCTGGCCAAGGACCGCGAGTCGATGCAGCCGCACATCCGGGAGTTCGTGGACCGGGCGATCACCTTCATGGTGTGCCCCGACTGCGAGGGCACCCGGCTCAACGAGGGCGCCCGGTCCTCGAAGATCAAGGGCATCAGCATCGCCGACGCCTGCGCGATGCAGATCAGCGACCTCGCCGAGTGGGTGCGGGCACTGAAGGAACCCTCGGTCGGGCCGCTGCTGACGGCGCTGGGGGAGACCCTCGACTCCTTCGTGGAGATCGGGCTCGGCTATCTCTCCCTGGACCGGCCCTCGGGCACGCTGTCCGGGGGTGAGGCGCAGCGCACCAAGATGATCCGCCACCTCGGCTCCTCGCTCACCGATGTCACCTACGTCTTCGACGAGCCGACGATCGGGCTGCACCCCCATGACATCCAGCGCATGAACAACCTGCTGCTGCGCCTGCGGGACAAGGGCAACACGGTGCTGGTCGTGGAGCACAAGCCGGAGACGATCGTGATCGCCGACCATGTCGTCGACCTCGGCCCCGGTGCCGGTACGGCGGGCGGTTCGGTCTGCTTCGAGGGCACGGTGGAGGGGCTGCGGGGGAGTGGGACCGTCACCGGGCGGCACTTCGACGACCGGGCCGGCCTCAAGGACACGGTCCGCAAGGCGACCGGCGCGCTGGAGATCCGGGGCGCGAACACGCACAACCTCCAGGACGTCGACGTCGACATCCCGCTCGGGGTGCTGACCGTGATCACCGGGGTCGCGGGCTCCGGCAAGAGCTCGCTGGTGCACGGGTCGATCCCGGCCGCGGAGGGGGTCGTGTCCGTGGACCAGGGGGCGATCCGCGGCTCGCGGCGCAGCAACCCGGCGACGTACACCGGACTCCTCGAACCGATCCGGAAGGCGTTCGCGAAGGTCAACGGTGTGAAGCCGGCGCTGTTCAGCGCGAACTCCGAGGGGGCGTGTCCGACCTGCAACGGTGCCGGGGTCGTCTACACCGACCTCGCGATGATGGCCGGGGTCGCGACGACCTGTGAGGAGTGCGAGGGGAAGCGGTTCCAGGCCTCCGTGCTGGAGTACCACCTCGGCGGGCGGGACATCAGCGAGGTGCTCGCGATGCCGGTGACGGAGGCGGAGGAGTTCTTCAGCACCGGTGAGGCGCGGACGCCGGCCGCGCACAGGATCCTGGAGCGGCTGTCGGACGTCGGGCTCGGCTACCTCACGCTCGGGCAGCCGCTCACCACGCTGTCCGGGGGTGAGCGGCAGCGGCTGAAGCTGGCGACCCACATGGGGGACAAGGGCGGCGTCTACATCCTCGACGAGCCGACCACCGGCCTCCACCTCGCCGACGTGGAGCAGTTGCTGGGCCTGCTCGACCGCCTCGTCGACTCCGGCAAGTCCGTCATCGTCGTCGAGCACCACCAGGCGGTCATGGCCCACGCCGACTGGATCATCGACCTCGGCCCGGGCGCGGGCCACGACGGCGGCCGCATCGTCTTCGAGGGGACACCGGCGGAACTGGTGGCCACACGCGGCACGCTCACGGCGGAGCATCTGGCGGCGTACGTGGGGGAGTGA
- a CDS encoding S-(hydroxymethyl)mycothiol dehydrogenase, with protein sequence MAHEVRAVVARAKGAPVSVETIVVPDPGPGEALVKVEACGVCHTDLHYREGGINDDFPFLLGHEAAGRVEAVGEGVTGLEPGDFVILNWRAVCGTCRACSKGKPWYCFATHNATQPMTLLDGTPLAPALGIGAFAEKTLVAAGQCTKVDPAALATAAGLLGCGVMAGFGAAVNTGAVGRGDSVAVIGCGGVGMAAVAGARLAGATKVIAVDVDPRKLERAPGMGATHTVDSRENDPVEAIRELTGGFGADVVVEAVGRPETYQQAFYARDLAGTVVLVGVPTPEMKLELPLLDVFGRGGALKSSWYGDCLPSRDFPALIDLYLSGRFDLDAFVSETIGLGDVEKAFEKMHRGEVLRSVVVL encoded by the coding sequence ATGGCTCATGAGGTTCGTGCTGTCGTCGCCCGGGCGAAGGGCGCCCCGGTCTCCGTCGAGACGATCGTCGTCCCCGACCCCGGCCCCGGCGAGGCGCTGGTGAAGGTCGAGGCGTGCGGGGTCTGCCACACCGATCTGCACTACCGGGAGGGCGGGATCAACGACGACTTCCCCTTCCTGCTGGGGCACGAGGCGGCCGGACGCGTCGAAGCCGTCGGGGAAGGAGTCACCGGCCTCGAACCCGGTGACTTCGTCATCCTCAACTGGCGGGCGGTGTGCGGCACCTGCCGGGCGTGCAGCAAGGGCAAGCCCTGGTACTGCTTCGCCACCCACAACGCCACCCAGCCCATGACCCTGCTCGACGGCACCCCGCTCGCCCCCGCCCTGGGCATCGGCGCCTTCGCCGAGAAGACCCTCGTCGCGGCCGGCCAGTGCACCAAGGTGGACCCGGCGGCCCTGGCCACCGCCGCGGGACTGCTCGGCTGCGGGGTCATGGCGGGCTTCGGCGCGGCCGTGAACACCGGTGCCGTCGGCCGCGGCGACTCCGTCGCCGTCATCGGCTGCGGCGGGGTCGGCATGGCCGCCGTCGCGGGGGCCCGCCTCGCCGGCGCGACCAAGGTCATCGCCGTCGACGTCGACCCGCGGAAGCTGGAGCGGGCCCCGGGGATGGGTGCCACCCACACCGTCGACTCCCGCGAGAACGACCCCGTCGAGGCGATCCGTGAACTGACCGGCGGCTTCGGCGCCGACGTCGTCGTCGAGGCGGTGGGCCGCCCGGAGACGTACCAGCAGGCCTTCTACGCCCGCGACCTCGCCGGCACGGTCGTCCTGGTCGGGGTCCCGACCCCGGAGATGAAGCTGGAACTCCCGCTGCTCGACGTCTTCGGCCGCGGCGGCGCGCTGAAGTCGTCCTGGTACGGCGACTGCCTCCCCTCACGGGACTTCCCGGCCCTCATCGACCTCTATCTGTCGGGACGCTTCGACCTCGACGCCTTCGTCTCCGAGACCATCGGCCTCGGGGACGTGGAGAAGGCGTTCGAGAAGATGCACCGCGGTGAGGTGCTGCGCTCCGTGGTGGTGCTGTGA
- a CDS encoding bifunctional 3-phenylpropionate/cinnamic acid dioxygenase ferredoxin subunit produces the protein MMIPACRLVDLPRGEAYRLDIDPPVSVFHTDDGEVFAIDDTCTHQDASLADGWLEGCEVECPLHASKFDLRTGAVDAPPAKRPVRTHEVRVEDGMIYVQLSTDAPNLPPCVAARLAGGPA, from the coding sequence ATGATGATTCCCGCGTGCCGTCTCGTGGATCTCCCCCGAGGCGAGGCCTACCGGCTCGACATCGATCCGCCGGTCTCGGTGTTCCACACCGACGACGGCGAGGTCTTCGCCATCGACGACACCTGCACCCATCAGGACGCCTCGCTCGCCGACGGCTGGCTGGAGGGCTGCGAGGTCGAATGCCCGCTGCACGCCTCGAAGTTCGACCTGCGCACCGGTGCCGTCGACGCCCCGCCGGCCAAGCGCCCGGTGCGCACCCACGAGGTCCGGGTCGAGGACGGGATGATCTACGTCCAGCTCTCCACGGACGCGCCCAACCTGCCGCCCTGCGTGGCCGCCCGGCTCGCCGGGGGACCCGCGTGA
- a CDS encoding NAD(P)/FAD-dependent oxidoreductase has protein sequence MKTVAVVGASLAGLSAARSLRKRGYDGRLVVIGDELHRPYDRPPLSKEFLAGSLGEADLALEPDDEDLRADWLLGVRATGLDGPQRAVRLADGSEVRADGVVIATGAAARTLPGTAGLAGVHTLRTLDDARALRDELALGGRLVVIGGGFIGAEVASTAYALGLDVTVVEAAPTPLAGPLGATMGGIVSALHADHGVRLLCGVGVKELSGGSRVEAVLLEDGRSLPADLVVVGVGARPCVEWLAGSGVELADGVVCGSDGRTALAGVVAVGDCASWYDPRAGLHRRVEHWTGARERPDAAVAALLAGGAVEPAAPRPPYFWSDQYGVKIQFAGHAAGADSVTIEEGARDDRNVLAVYRRAGQPVAVLGMNQPRLFMRWRKQLAAAA, from the coding sequence GTGAAAACCGTCGCCGTGGTCGGCGCCTCGCTCGCCGGCCTGTCGGCGGCGCGCTCCCTGCGCAAGCGGGGCTACGACGGACGGCTCGTCGTCATCGGCGACGAACTCCACCGCCCCTACGACAGACCGCCGTTGTCCAAGGAGTTCCTGGCCGGCTCCCTGGGCGAGGCGGACCTCGCACTGGAGCCGGACGACGAGGACCTGCGGGCCGACTGGCTGCTCGGCGTCCGCGCCACCGGCCTCGACGGCCCGCAGCGCGCCGTACGGCTCGCCGACGGCAGCGAGGTACGGGCGGACGGCGTCGTCATCGCGACCGGCGCCGCCGCCCGCACCCTCCCCGGCACCGCGGGCCTCGCCGGGGTGCACACCCTGCGCACCCTGGACGACGCCCGCGCCCTGCGCGACGAACTCGCCCTGGGCGGACGCCTGGTGGTGATCGGCGGCGGCTTCATCGGCGCCGAGGTCGCCTCCACCGCGTATGCCCTCGGACTCGACGTGACCGTCGTCGAAGCCGCCCCCACCCCGCTGGCCGGGCCGCTCGGCGCCACCATGGGCGGGATCGTCTCCGCCCTCCACGCGGACCACGGCGTACGGCTGTTGTGCGGAGTCGGGGTCAAGGAACTGAGCGGCGGGAGTCGCGTCGAGGCCGTCCTGCTGGAGGACGGCCGCAGCCTGCCCGCCGACCTCGTCGTCGTGGGCGTCGGCGCCCGCCCGTGCGTCGAGTGGCTCGCGGGCTCCGGCGTCGAACTCGCCGACGGAGTCGTCTGCGGCAGCGACGGCCGCACCGCCCTGGCCGGGGTGGTCGCGGTCGGTGACTGCGCCTCCTGGTACGACCCGCGCGCGGGCCTGCACCGCCGCGTCGAGCACTGGACCGGCGCCCGCGAGCGGCCCGACGCGGCCGTGGCCGCGCTGCTGGCCGGCGGCGCGGTGGAACCGGCCGCGCCGAGGCCGCCGTACTTCTGGTCCGACCAGTACGGCGTCAAGATCCAGTTCGCCGGTCACGCGGCCGGTGCCGACAGCGTGACGATCGAGGAAGGCGCCCGGGACGACCGCAACGTCCTGGCCGTCTACCGGCGCGCCGGGCAACCGGTCGCCGTCCTCGGGATGAACCAGCCGCGGCTGTTCATGCGCTGGCGCAAGCAACTCGCCGCCGCGGCCTGA
- a CDS encoding aromatic ring-hydroxylating dioxygenase subunit alpha codes for MTSTSLPDSLIATLPGASYTDPGIFAQEQERIFEAMWFCPVRADDLPTPGAFRTVQVGRESILVARARDNSIRAWFNVCRHRGAKLCTEESGEVKRAFQCPYHAWTYDLTGKLVAAPNLTKMPDVGRTEYGLASVAVREWLGYVWVCLAEDPPPFDEVIQDVITRLGDTESIERYDIDHLSVGRRIVYDVRANWKLIIENFMECYHCATIHPELTEVLPEFADGYAAQYYVGHGAEFGEDVRGFTVDGSEGLDRLPGVSEDQDRRYYAITVRPQVFVNLVPDHVIVHRMYPMAVDRTVVECDWLYLPHVVESGKDVSRSVELFDRVNRQDFDACERTQPGMSSRLYAKGGVLVPSEHHIGEFHDWVQARLGGQPR; via the coding sequence GTGACCTCGACCAGCCTGCCGGACAGTCTGATCGCCACCCTCCCCGGCGCCTCCTACACGGATCCCGGGATCTTCGCCCAGGAACAGGAGCGCATCTTCGAAGCGATGTGGTTCTGCCCCGTCCGCGCCGACGACCTGCCCACACCCGGTGCCTTCAGGACCGTGCAGGTGGGCCGGGAGAGCATTCTCGTCGCCCGCGCGCGGGACAACTCGATCCGCGCCTGGTTCAACGTGTGCCGGCACCGGGGCGCCAAGCTGTGCACCGAGGAGTCCGGCGAGGTCAAGCGGGCCTTCCAATGCCCTTACCACGCCTGGACGTACGACCTGACGGGCAAGCTCGTCGCGGCGCCGAACCTGACGAAGATGCCGGACGTGGGCCGCACCGAGTACGGCCTGGCGAGCGTGGCCGTGCGCGAGTGGCTCGGCTATGTCTGGGTGTGCCTCGCCGAGGACCCGCCGCCGTTCGACGAGGTGATCCAGGACGTGATCACCCGGCTCGGCGACACCGAGTCGATCGAGCGCTACGACATCGACCACCTCAGCGTCGGCCGGCGGATCGTCTACGACGTCAGGGCGAACTGGAAGCTGATCATCGAGAACTTCATGGAGTGCTACCACTGCGCGACGATCCACCCCGAACTCACCGAGGTGCTCCCGGAGTTCGCCGACGGCTACGCCGCCCAGTACTACGTGGGACACGGCGCCGAGTTCGGCGAGGACGTCCGGGGCTTCACCGTGGACGGCTCGGAGGGCCTGGACCGGCTGCCCGGTGTCTCGGAGGACCAGGACCGCCGCTACTACGCGATCACCGTGCGGCCGCAGGTGTTCGTCAACCTGGTGCCCGACCACGTGATCGTCCACCGGATGTACCCGATGGCCGTGGACCGGACGGTCGTCGAGTGCGACTGGCTGTACCTTCCGCACGTCGTCGAGAGCGGCAAGGACGTCAGCCGGTCGGTGGAGCTGTTCGACCGGGTCAACCGGCAGGACTTCGACGCCTGCGAGCGCACCCAGCCCGGGATGAGCTCACGGCTCTACGCCAAGGGCGGCGTCCTCGTGCCCAGCGAGCACCACATCGGTGAGTTCCACGACTGGGTGCAGGCCCGGCTGGGCGGTCAGCCCAGGTAG
- a CDS encoding IclR family transcriptional regulator, with amino-acid sequence MQSVDRAIHVLEILARRGEAGVSEVAAEIDVHKSTAFRLLGALEARGLVEQAGERGKYRLGFGIVRLAGAVTGRIDITQQSRPVCEDLAEELGETVNLAVLQESYAVNLYQVRGPGAVTAQNWVGQLTPLHATSSGKILLAHLPEKERSALLTETGLKKVTPRTITAKTKLERNLAEARERGYAWALEELELGLHAMAAPVRDRDGEVIAALSASGPAYRLSEERLHELAPVLVKGAQEISHRMGYLG; translated from the coding sequence GTGCAGTCCGTCGACCGGGCCATTCACGTACTGGAGATCCTGGCCCGTCGGGGCGAGGCCGGCGTCAGTGAGGTCGCCGCGGAGATCGACGTCCACAAGTCCACGGCGTTCCGGCTCCTGGGGGCCCTGGAGGCGCGCGGCCTGGTGGAACAGGCGGGCGAGCGCGGGAAGTACCGGCTCGGTTTCGGGATCGTGCGGCTCGCCGGCGCGGTCACCGGGCGCATCGACATCACCCAGCAGAGCCGCCCGGTCTGCGAGGACCTGGCCGAGGAACTCGGCGAGACCGTGAACCTTGCGGTGCTCCAGGAGAGCTACGCGGTCAACCTCTACCAGGTGCGCGGCCCCGGTGCCGTCACCGCACAGAACTGGGTCGGCCAGCTGACCCCGCTGCACGCCACGTCGAGCGGCAAGATCCTGCTGGCCCACCTGCCCGAGAAGGAGCGCTCCGCGCTGCTGACGGAGACCGGCCTGAAGAAGGTCACCCCGCGCACCATCACCGCGAAGACCAAGCTGGAGCGGAACCTCGCCGAGGCCCGGGAGCGCGGCTACGCCTGGGCCCTGGAGGAGCTGGAGCTCGGTCTGCACGCCATGGCGGCGCCGGTGCGCGACCGGGACGGCGAGGTCATCGCGGCGCTCAGCGCCTCGGGGCCCGCGTACCGGCTCTCCGAGGAGCGCCTGCACGAGCTCGCCCCGGTCCTGGTCAAGGGCGCGCAGGAGATCAGCCACCGCATGGGCTACCTGGGCTGA
- a CDS encoding phospholipase D-like domain-containing protein, translating to MILDDRPATPASDAEARKRRLRRRLERLIGVAATEGNELVPLRNGDRIFPAMLGAIRSARHTIDMMTFVYWRGQIARDFAAALADRARAGVRVRLLLDGFGAKEIEPSLLELMDTAGVQVAWFRKPVWLSPFKQNHRCHRKALVVDEHTAFTGGVGIAEEWCGDARDPGEWRDTHVQVRGPAVDGVAAAFAQNWAECHDELFDDRDRFTEHRQAGSSVVQVVRGSASIGWQDMQTLIRVMLTSAEERFRLATAYFAPDTYFVDLLCATARRGVRVEILLPGPHTDQRACQLAGQQHYRRLLEAGVRIRQYQPTMMHAKIITVDSVASLIGSTNFNRRSMDHDEEVMLAVLDETFTAALDQDYEADLEHSVDIELARWKRRPALQRAKEAAVTPIRRFL from the coding sequence GTGATCCTCGATGACAGACCCGCGACTCCGGCTTCCGACGCGGAGGCCCGCAAGCGTCGGCTGCGGCGCCGCCTGGAGCGGCTGATCGGCGTCGCCGCCACCGAAGGCAACGAGCTGGTCCCCCTGCGCAACGGCGACCGGATCTTCCCCGCGATGCTCGGGGCGATCCGCTCGGCGCGGCACACGATCGACATGATGACGTTCGTCTACTGGCGCGGCCAGATAGCCCGCGACTTCGCCGCCGCGCTCGCCGACCGCGCCCGCGCGGGCGTCCGGGTCCGGCTGCTGCTCGACGGTTTCGGCGCCAAGGAGATCGAACCGAGTCTGCTGGAGCTCATGGACACCGCCGGTGTGCAGGTGGCCTGGTTCCGCAAGCCGGTCTGGCTGTCGCCGTTCAAGCAGAACCACCGCTGCCACCGCAAGGCCCTCGTCGTCGACGAGCACACCGCCTTCACCGGCGGCGTCGGCATCGCGGAGGAGTGGTGCGGTGACGCCCGCGACCCCGGCGAGTGGCGGGACACCCACGTCCAGGTGCGCGGCCCGGCCGTGGACGGCGTCGCCGCCGCGTTCGCCCAGAACTGGGCCGAGTGCCATGACGAACTCTTCGACGACCGCGACCGGTTCACCGAGCACCGCCAGGCCGGGTCGTCGGTCGTGCAGGTGGTGCGCGGCTCCGCCAGCATCGGCTGGCAGGACATGCAGACCCTGATCCGGGTGATGCTCACCTCCGCCGAGGAGCGCTTCCGGCTCGCCACCGCGTACTTCGCGCCCGACACCTACTTCGTCGACCTGCTGTGCGCGACCGCCCGGCGGGGCGTGCGCGTGGAGATCCTGCTGCCGGGCCCCCACACCGACCAGCGCGCCTGCCAGCTCGCCGGTCAGCAGCACTACCGGCGGCTGCTGGAGGCGGGGGTTCGCATCCGGCAGTACCAGCCGACGATGATGCACGCCAAGATCATCACCGTGGACTCGGTGGCCTCCCTCATCGGCTCCACCAACTTCAACCGCCGCTCCATGGACCACGACGAGGAGGTCATGCTCGCCGTCCTGGACGAGACGTTCACCGCCGCACTCGACCAGGACTACGAGGCCGACCTGGAGCACAGCGTGGACATCGAACTCGCCCGGTGGAAAAGGCGGCCGGCCCTTCAGCGCGCCAAGGAGGCCGCCGTGACCCCGATCCGGCGCTTCCTGTGA
- a CDS encoding RNA polymerase sigma factor SigF, producing MATTVRTAGQTVDMPEITDPSQVAPKDARELSKLFFEKLAVLEEGTPEYQYARNTLIEMNISLVRYAAGRFRGRGPEEKEDIVQVGMIGLIKAIDRFELSREVEFTSFAVPYIVGEIKRFFRDTSWAVHVPRRLQEARVQLARASEELSSRLGRTPTTAELSELMSLPEEEVVEAQLASNAYRSASLDAAIGGSEDGESALADFIGGQDPALGLVEDFHALAPMIAELDDRDRRIIHWRFVEELTQAQIAERLGVSQMHVSRLIARLLGRLREGMLSTR from the coding sequence ATGGCGACGACCGTGCGGACCGCCGGACAGACGGTGGACATGCCGGAGATCACCGACCCGTCCCAGGTCGCTCCCAAGGACGCGCGGGAACTGTCGAAGCTGTTCTTCGAGAAGCTCGCGGTGCTGGAGGAGGGGACCCCCGAGTACCAGTACGCGCGCAACACACTGATCGAGATGAACATCTCCCTGGTCCGCTACGCGGCCGGCCGGTTCCGCGGCCGCGGGCCGGAGGAGAAGGAGGACATCGTCCAGGTCGGCATGATCGGACTGATCAAGGCCATCGACCGGTTCGAGCTGTCCCGCGAGGTGGAGTTCACCTCCTTCGCCGTGCCCTACATAGTCGGCGAGATCAAGCGGTTCTTCCGCGACACCTCCTGGGCGGTGCACGTGCCCCGGCGGTTGCAGGAGGCCCGGGTGCAACTGGCCCGCGCGAGCGAGGAGTTGAGCAGCCGACTGGGCCGTACGCCGACCACCGCGGAGCTGTCCGAGCTGATGAGCCTGCCCGAGGAGGAGGTCGTCGAGGCGCAACTGGCCTCCAACGCCTACCGGTCGGCGTCCCTGGACGCGGCGATCGGCGGCAGCGAGGACGGGGAGAGCGCGCTCGCCGACTTCATCGGCGGCCAGGACCCGGCGCTCGGCCTGGTCGAGGACTTCCACGCCCTCGCGCCGATGATCGCCGAACTCGACGACCGCGACCGCAGGATCATCCACTGGCGCTTCGTCGAGGAACTCACCCAGGCCCAGATCGCCGAACGCCTCGGGGTCTCCCAGATGCACGTCTCCCGGCTGATCGCCCGTCTGCTGGGCCGACTGCGCGAGGGCATGCTCAGCACCCGCTGA
- a CDS encoding MarR family transcriptional regulator: MTTTAAELLEVVWGRASTAPTSASQLRVLHILEHHDGINLRTLAESLASTPPSTSRLCDRLVAAGFVERVVGAHDRREVRLHLSGRGRTFLADLRARREKELSRVLADMPAAKRVALLEGLEAFCASAATQLHDAPGSDSRTA, encoded by the coding sequence GTGACCACGACGGCCGCCGAGCTGCTGGAGGTCGTGTGGGGCCGGGCCTCGACCGCGCCCACCTCCGCGTCCCAGCTGCGGGTGCTGCACATCCTCGAGCACCACGACGGCATCAACCTGCGCACGCTCGCCGAGTCCCTCGCCTCGACGCCGCCGTCCACGAGCCGGCTGTGCGACCGGCTGGTGGCCGCCGGGTTCGTCGAGCGGGTGGTGGGCGCCCACGACCGACGGGAGGTGCGGCTGCACCTCAGCGGCCGGGGCCGGACGTTCCTCGCGGATCTGCGGGCGCGCCGGGAGAAGGAGTTGAGCAGGGTGCTGGCGGACATGCCGGCCGCCAAACGGGTCGCGCTGCTGGAGGGGCTGGAGGCGTTCTGCGCCTCGGCGGCGACGCAGCTGCACGACGCCCCCGGGTCCGACAGCCGGACCGCCTGA
- a CDS encoding PP2C family protein-serine/threonine phosphatase, protein MNRFEAAERALRTAAPHELPDAVRAVLVERYGARSVEFFMADYGLTVLQPVSVLPHTLDPVSVHNSPAGRAFGSQRPYREDFRDGSARLHLPVSVRGDRLGVLSVTLPTADEARRYESELAEIADVLGHEVVVAERDTDLYLQARRKDRLTLAAEMQWQLLPGRSCSRPEYELAAQLEPAYAIFGDNFDWSATADRLMLYVTNGMGEGIEASLLTNLAINALRNARRAGIPIADQAALADQAVYAHYRGRCYLSVLMFDFDLATGRASVVDAGSPQLLRLRAGTVERVDFDAQLPLGMFEETDYVAQDFQVEPGDRLVFVSDGVHTVASPRGEAYGDAALSRAIHATRLLPAAEVPRAILRELTGHRGEAVADDDALIVCLDWHGRPGPGDDRPTRM, encoded by the coding sequence GTGAACAGATTCGAGGCCGCTGAACGCGCCCTGCGGACAGCGGCTCCCCACGAGCTCCCCGACGCCGTGCGTGCCGTGCTCGTCGAGAGGTACGGCGCCCGGTCCGTCGAGTTCTTCATGGCCGACTACGGCCTGACGGTGCTTCAGCCGGTCTCGGTGCTGCCGCACACGCTGGATCCGGTGTCCGTGCACAACAGCCCGGCGGGCCGGGCCTTCGGTTCCCAGCGGCCGTACCGTGAGGACTTCCGGGACGGCAGCGCCCGCCTGCACCTGCCGGTCAGCGTGCGCGGCGACCGCCTCGGCGTGCTCTCGGTGACGCTGCCCACGGCCGACGAGGCCCGCCGGTACGAGTCCGAGCTGGCCGAGATCGCCGACGTGCTGGGGCACGAGGTGGTCGTGGCCGAGCGCGACACCGACCTCTACCTCCAGGCGCGCCGCAAGGACCGGCTCACCCTGGCCGCCGAGATGCAGTGGCAGCTGCTGCCCGGACGCTCCTGTTCCCGGCCCGAGTACGAGCTCGCGGCCCAGCTGGAACCGGCGTACGCCATCTTCGGCGACAACTTCGACTGGTCCGCCACCGCCGACCGTCTGATGCTCTACGTGACCAACGGCATGGGCGAGGGCATAGAGGCCTCCCTGCTGACGAACCTGGCCATCAACGCCCTGCGCAACGCCCGGCGCGCCGGCATCCCCATCGCCGACCAGGCCGCGCTGGCGGACCAGGCCGTCTACGCCCACTACCGGGGGCGCTGCTATCTGTCGGTCCTCATGTTCGACTTCGACCTGGCCACCGGCCGGGCGAGCGTCGTGGACGCGGGCTCCCCCCAGCTGCTGCGGCTGCGCGCCGGGACCGTGGAACGCGTCGACTTCGACGCCCAGTTGCCCCTGGGCATGTTCGAGGAGACCGACTACGTCGCCCAGGACTTCCAGGTGGAGCCGGGCGACCGGCTCGTCTTCGTCAGCGACGGGGTGCACACCGTGGCGTCCCCGCGCGGCGAGGCGTACGGTGACGCGGCCCTCTCGCGGGCCATCCACGCCACCCGGCTGCTGCCCGCCGCCGAGGTGCCGCGCGCGATCCTGCGGGAGCTGACCGGCCATCGCGGCGAGGCCGTCGCGGACGACGACGCGCTGATCGTCTGCCTGGACTGGCACGGTCGGCCCGGCCCCGGGGACGACCGTCCGACGCGAATGTGA